From the Hymenobacter yonginensis genome, one window contains:
- a CDS encoding TolB-like translocation protein codes for MSCSFRGPAERAQPGVSVTAPVARLPRPIPPRIYRLGHLDTLVQVPGRVLPIHQASRGTYERLPQPIRLPVPPASAEEEEAFDFEAEERNRLRTAGKSVRRLGKVLWLYPTAAKAVQLRNNPADNPDTNISYEYLATLPAIRQWLVAVHLYEGGYSMLVDQRTGRRTRVWSAPAVAPDGRHFVCGNSDVLARYEPSGLQLWSVDGSTLRLLWERQTEWGCTQPRWLDNKTILFEQDFFDNGDVDTRVVRLTVVP; via the coding sequence TTGAGTTGTTCTTTTCGTGGCCCGGCCGAGCGCGCCCAGCCCGGCGTGTCCGTGACGGCGCCCGTGGCGCGGCTGCCCCGCCCTATTCCGCCGCGCATCTACCGCCTCGGCCACCTCGACACGCTGGTGCAGGTGCCGGGCCGGGTGCTGCCCATCCATCAGGCGTCGCGGGGCACCTACGAGCGGCTGCCGCAGCCCATCCGGCTGCCCGTGCCGCCCGCTTCGGCGGAGGAAGAAGAAGCCTTCGACTTTGAGGCAGAGGAGCGCAACCGCCTGCGCACGGCCGGCAAGAGTGTGCGCCGCTTGGGCAAGGTGCTGTGGCTCTACCCCACCGCAGCCAAAGCGGTTCAGCTGCGCAACAACCCCGCCGACAACCCCGACACCAACATCAGCTACGAGTATCTGGCCACACTGCCCGCCATCCGGCAGTGGCTGGTGGCCGTGCACCTCTATGAGGGTGGCTACTCCATGCTGGTCGACCAGCGCACCGGCCGCCGCACGCGCGTCTGGAGCGCCCCGGCCGTGGCCCCGGACGGCCGCCATTTCGTGTGCGGCAACTCCGACGTGCTGGCCCGCTACGAGCCCAGCGGCCTGCAGCTGTGGTCGGTGGACGGCAGCACGCTGCGCCTGCTGTGGGAGCGCCAGACCGAATGGGGCTGTACTCAACCGCGCTGGCTCGACAACAAGACCATCCTGTTCGAGCAGGACTTCTTCGACAACGGCGACGTGGACACCCGCGTGGTGCGCCTGACGGTAGTGCCGTAG
- a CDS encoding TniQ family protein encodes MTPILSPDALLERRILPCTFHPSEDELLSSWLVRLAQAHRVKVQLFSHYLWPQIVVWKRDIDKLAPPHMLNTLVVRTLTDPHRIAQTMLAPAVERLTGTQLLHVKRGPTSWLMPVGIVHRTRQGNGLVYCPGCLQRDGANPYYRTSWRLAFYVVCPTCGVYLREECPACGAPVNFFRLDMGHQNAAEQLLSTCYKCAFDLSQAPMQPVPAQELSRYYTLYRVSREGWKEAVPYPHQYFRVLRQIVRVLSCPFGEALRLQVDVRLRMGQPVTWPSGGGAFEQLPIARRIYLLEQAMWLLEDWPARFIRVMHDNQIKSYTIRRDMAEEMPFWFSSVLVEHFFSARNRSWSQFEH; translated from the coding sequence ATGACACCTATACTCTCACCGGACGCCCTATTGGAGCGGCGCATTCTGCCCTGCACGTTTCATCCGAGCGAGGACGAGTTGCTGTCGAGCTGGTTAGTGCGGCTGGCACAGGCCCATCGGGTGAAAGTGCAGTTGTTTTCCCACTACCTCTGGCCGCAGATCGTGGTGTGGAAGCGGGACATTGATAAGCTCGCCCCGCCCCACATGCTGAACACTCTGGTGGTCCGCACCCTAACGGACCCTCATCGCATTGCCCAGACGATGCTAGCCCCCGCTGTCGAGCGCCTGACCGGAACCCAGTTGCTCCATGTTAAGCGAGGACCCACCAGTTGGTTGATGCCCGTGGGTATTGTACACCGTACACGCCAGGGAAACGGACTGGTGTACTGTCCCGGGTGCCTGCAGCGGGATGGAGCCAACCCCTACTACCGAACCAGTTGGCGACTGGCGTTTTACGTGGTGTGCCCTACATGCGGCGTCTATCTACGAGAGGAATGCCCCGCTTGTGGTGCCCCCGTAAATTTCTTCCGCCTCGACATGGGGCACCAGAACGCCGCTGAACAGCTCCTCTCCACTTGCTATAAGTGTGCCTTTGATCTGAGCCAGGCTCCCATGCAACCGGTTCCTGCCCAAGAGCTGAGCCGGTATTACACATTATACCGCGTCAGTCGGGAAGGATGGAAGGAAGCCGTGCCCTATCCGCACCAGTATTTCCGGGTACTGCGTCAAATAGTCAGGGTACTATCCTGCCCGTTCGGGGAGGCCTTGCGGCTGCAGGTTGACGTACGACTTCGGATGGGCCAACCAGTGACATGGCCCTCGGGTGGAGGAGCCTTCGAGCAACTGCCTATTGCAAGACGTATCTACTTACTGGAGCAGGCCATGTGGCTGCTGGAAGATTGGCCCGCACGGTTCATCCGCGTCATGCACGACAATCAAATAAAGAGCTATACGATACGCAGGGATATGGCCGAGGAAATGCCCTTCTGGTTCAGTAGCGTCCTGGTTGAACATTTCTTCTCGGCCAGGAATAGAAGCTGGAGTCAATTCGAACACTAA
- a CDS encoding PfkB family carbohydrate kinase: MSLVVIGTVAFDALETPFGKTDKIIGGAATYISLSASYSVKPVKLVAVVGDDFPQSDIDLLQQHGADTTGLQIKQGEKSFFWSGKYANDLNSRETLVTELNVLADFDPILPDSYQDCKYLMLGNLTPQIQRLVIQRLVNRPKLIVMDTMNFWMDIALDELKTTIEMVDVLSINDEEARQLSGQHSLVKAAKIILEMGPKYLIIKKGEHGALLFDKKQIFFAPALPLEEVFDPTGAGDTFAGGFIGHLAATDDISFENMKRAVIHGSAMASFCVEKFGTERLLHLTQEEIEAREQQFADLVAVAPAATVAS, from the coding sequence ATGAGTCTGGTCGTAATCGGTACGGTGGCGTTCGACGCCCTGGAAACGCCTTTTGGCAAAACCGACAAAATCATTGGTGGCGCGGCTACCTACATTTCGCTGTCGGCGAGCTACTCCGTGAAGCCGGTGAAGCTGGTGGCCGTAGTCGGCGACGACTTCCCGCAATCCGACATCGACCTGCTCCAGCAGCACGGCGCCGACACCACCGGCCTGCAGATCAAGCAGGGCGAGAAGTCGTTCTTCTGGTCGGGCAAGTACGCCAACGACCTGAACTCGCGCGAAACGCTGGTGACGGAGCTGAATGTATTGGCCGATTTCGACCCCATCCTGCCCGATTCCTACCAGGACTGCAAATATCTGATGCTGGGCAACCTCACGCCCCAGATTCAGCGCCTCGTGATTCAGCGCCTTGTGAATCGGCCCAAGCTCATCGTGATGGACACGATGAACTTTTGGATGGACATTGCGCTGGACGAGCTGAAAACAACCATCGAAATGGTGGATGTGCTCAGCATCAACGACGAGGAAGCCCGTCAGCTGTCCGGCCAGCACTCGCTGGTGAAGGCCGCCAAGATTATTCTGGAAATGGGCCCCAAATACCTCATCATCAAGAAAGGCGAGCACGGCGCGCTGCTCTTCGATAAGAAGCAGATCTTCTTCGCTCCGGCGCTGCCGCTGGAAGAAGTATTCGACCCAACCGGCGCTGGCGACACCTTCGCGGGCGGCTTCATCGGCCACCTCGCTGCCACCGACGACATCAGCTTCGAGAACATGAAGCGTGCTGTGATTCACGGTTCGGCCATGGCCTCGTTCTGCGTGGAGAAGTTCGGCACCGAGCGGCTGCTGCACCTCACGCAGGAAGAAATCGAAGCCCGCGAGCAGCAGTTCGCCGACCTGGTAGCCGTAGCCCCGGCCGCCACGGTGGCTTCGTAG
- a CDS encoding GNAT family N-acetyltransferase — protein MPLLLLRHPQLDLSAWDACVARATPPVPYAQSGWLAATAGRWDAVVETGPAGDYLSVLPLPVQRRPWGRTLYQPTFTQQLGLLTTAASRHRELLDYLPLLPGHYAQGYLQLHTGQQLAAAPPGFQLTERLTYHLPLAPSYATLLAGYAADYRRRLRLNSQLAAPLMVAPLSDIREVLTLFRQHSGEAAGLKPKHYRQLQALYAFLQPLGQALPLQVRHPETGELLAAALFVRYRTQLVYLFAAASPAGRKAGAPLLLLDYVIQQHAGTPGLVLDFEGGMIPSIARFFANFGATPVPYAALSFTSQRPWYLQWMR, from the coding sequence GTGCCCCTGCTGCTGCTCCGCCATCCTCAACTCGACCTTTCTGCCTGGGATGCCTGCGTGGCCCGGGCCACGCCGCCGGTGCCCTACGCGCAAAGCGGCTGGCTAGCGGCCACCGCCGGCCGCTGGGATGCCGTAGTGGAAACCGGCCCCGCCGGCGACTACCTGAGCGTGCTGCCGCTGCCCGTGCAGCGCCGTCCCTGGGGCCGCACCCTCTACCAGCCGACCTTCACCCAGCAGCTGGGCCTACTAACCACCGCCGCCAGCCGCCACCGCGAGCTGCTTGACTACCTGCCGCTGCTGCCCGGGCACTACGCCCAGGGCTACCTGCAGCTGCACACTGGCCAGCAGCTGGCCGCCGCGCCACCCGGCTTCCAGCTCACCGAGCGGCTTACCTACCATCTGCCGCTGGCCCCGAGCTATGCCACGCTGCTGGCCGGCTACGCCGCCGACTACCGCCGCCGCCTGCGCCTTAACAGCCAGCTAGCCGCGCCGCTGATGGTGGCGCCGCTGTCCGATATCCGCGAAGTGTTGACCCTGTTCCGGCAGCACAGCGGCGAGGCGGCCGGCCTCAAGCCCAAACACTACCGGCAGCTACAAGCTCTGTATGCCTTTCTGCAGCCACTAGGCCAGGCCCTGCCGCTGCAGGTGCGCCACCCCGAAACCGGCGAGCTGCTGGCGGCGGCCCTGTTTGTGCGCTACCGCACGCAGCTGGTGTACCTGTTTGCGGCGGCCTCGCCGGCCGGCCGCAAAGCCGGCGCCCCGCTGCTGCTGCTCGACTACGTGATTCAGCAGCACGCCGGCACGCCTGGGCTGGTGCTCGACTTCGAGGGCGGCATGATACCGTCCATTGCCCGTTTTTTCGCCAATTTCGGGGCCACGCCCGTTCCCTACGCGGCCCTTTCCTTCACCTCCCAACGCCCCTGGTACCTGCAATGGATGCGCTGA
- a CDS encoding ABC transporter ATP-binding protein: MKTYLRILQYARPYADFLPLYLLLTVLTIVFSIFNFTLIIPLLDVLFDTTDKSPVPAALPGFSLSAEYFKDTFYYHFGQVIAERGKLGALSFVCVFVVASVFFSNVFRYLSLRLIARVRARVIRALRLDLYHRIIQLPLGYFNGERKGDLMSRFTSDVQEVETSVVNTLTGVIREPLTIIFYFIVLFSISLKLTLFTLVLLPISGGLIASLSKRLRTQAKRSQSTLGSMLSVIDETLGGIRVVKAFNAQAYITGKFEDQNDQYARTSRHIDNTRDLASPFSEFAGVTVVAGLLYFGGTLILGGESNLSAATFIGYIVIFSQVLTPAKALSSSFGNIQRGLVAGERVLTIIDTDPVLRDKPDAQVLPEFRHQIELRNLQFAYADAPVLQDINLTIEKGKTVALVGPSGSGKSTLADLLPRFYDPTGGQILIDGHDVRDCTIHSVREQMGIVTQESILFNDTILNNIRFNTEATEAEVMEAARIANAHDFIMATPEGYHTLIGDRGGRLSGGQRQRLSIARAILRNPPILILDEATSALDTESEKLVQEALTRLMQSRTSLVIAHRLSTVQHADEIIVLHQGRIAERGTHDELLRQPGGLYQRLSQMQATNAALV, encoded by the coding sequence ATGAAGACTTACCTCCGCATTCTGCAATACGCCCGGCCCTACGCCGACTTTCTGCCGCTCTACCTGCTGCTCACGGTGCTGACCATTGTGTTCAGCATCTTCAACTTCACGCTCATCATCCCGCTGCTGGACGTGCTGTTCGACACCACCGACAAGTCGCCAGTGCCCGCCGCGCTGCCGGGTTTCTCGCTGTCGGCGGAGTATTTCAAGGACACGTTCTACTACCATTTCGGGCAGGTGATTGCCGAGCGCGGCAAGCTGGGGGCGCTGTCGTTTGTGTGCGTGTTTGTGGTGGCCTCGGTGTTTTTCAGCAACGTGTTTCGCTACCTCAGCCTCCGGCTGATTGCCCGGGTACGGGCCCGCGTCATCCGCGCCCTGCGCCTCGACCTCTACCACCGCATCATTCAGCTGCCGCTGGGCTACTTCAACGGCGAGCGGAAGGGCGACCTGATGTCGCGCTTCACGTCCGATGTGCAGGAAGTGGAAACGTCGGTGGTGAACACGCTGACCGGCGTAATCCGGGAGCCGCTCACCATCATCTTCTACTTCATCGTGCTATTCAGCATCTCCCTGAAGCTCACGCTGTTTACACTGGTACTGCTGCCCATTTCCGGGGGGCTGATTGCGAGCCTGTCGAAGCGCCTGCGCACGCAGGCCAAGCGCAGCCAAAGCACGCTCGGCTCCATGCTGTCTGTGATTGACGAGACGCTGGGCGGCATCCGGGTCGTGAAGGCGTTCAACGCCCAGGCCTACATCACGGGCAAGTTCGAGGACCAGAACGACCAGTACGCCCGCACCTCGCGCCACATCGACAACACCCGCGACCTGGCTTCGCCGTTTTCGGAGTTTGCGGGCGTCACGGTGGTGGCGGGCCTGCTGTATTTTGGCGGCACCCTGATTCTGGGCGGCGAGTCCAACCTGTCGGCGGCCACGTTCATCGGCTACATCGTCATCTTCTCGCAGGTGCTCACGCCAGCCAAGGCCCTGTCGTCGTCGTTCGGCAACATCCAGCGCGGGCTGGTGGCCGGCGAGCGGGTGCTGACCATCATCGACACCGACCCCGTGCTGCGCGACAAGCCCGACGCCCAGGTGCTGCCCGAGTTCAGGCACCAGATCGAGCTGCGCAACCTGCAGTTTGCCTACGCCGACGCGCCGGTGCTGCAGGACATCAACCTGACCATTGAGAAAGGCAAAACCGTGGCTCTGGTAGGCCCCAGCGGCTCCGGCAAAAGCACCCTCGCCGACCTGCTGCCCCGCTTCTACGACCCCACCGGCGGCCAGATCCTCATCGACGGCCACGACGTGCGCGACTGCACCATCCACTCCGTGCGCGAGCAAATGGGCATTGTCACGCAGGAAAGCATCCTGTTCAACGACACCATCCTCAACAACATCCGCTTCAACACCGAAGCCACCGAGGCCGAGGTGATGGAAGCGGCCCGCATTGCCAACGCCCACGACTTCATCATGGCCACGCCCGAGGGCTACCACACCCTCATCGGCGACCGGGGCGGGCGGCTGTCGGGCGGGCAGCGGCAGCGCCTGAGCATTGCCCGCGCCATCCTGCGCAACCCGCCCATCCTCATCCTCGACGAAGCCACCTCGGCCCTTGATACCGAAAGCGAAAAGCTGGTGCAGGAAGCCCTGACGCGCCTCATGCAAAGCCGGACCTCGCTGGTGATTGCCCACCGGCTGAGCACCGTGCAGCACGCCGACGAAATCATTGTGCTGCATCAGGGCCGCATTGCCGAGCGCGGCACCCACGACGAGTTGCTACGCCAGCCCGGCGGCCTCTATCAGCGCCTCAGCCAGATGCAGGCCACCAACGCAGCGCTGGTGTAA
- the lpcA gene encoding D-sedoheptulose 7-phosphate isomerase, whose product MNTPVSLPDLIRAELTEARTVLDRFLADPTNLTAIEQAARLMAGSLRQKGKILSCGNGGSLCDAQHFAEELTGRYRQNRPALGAIALTEASHMSCVANDFGYDHVFSRYVEALGRPGDVLLAISTSGNSPNVLRAAEAAKAAGMQVVGLTGKDGGQLAALCDVEIRAPHHGYADRVQEIHIKAIHIMIMLIEQLVDEQGS is encoded by the coding sequence GTGAATACCCCCGTTTCCCTCCCCGACCTCATCCGGGCGGAGCTGACCGAAGCCCGCACCGTGCTCGACCGTTTTCTGGCGGACCCTACCAACCTCACGGCCATCGAGCAGGCCGCCCGCCTCATGGCTGGCAGCCTGCGCCAGAAAGGCAAAATCCTGAGCTGCGGCAACGGAGGCAGCCTCTGCGACGCCCAGCACTTTGCCGAGGAGCTCACCGGCCGCTACCGCCAGAACCGCCCCGCGCTGGGCGCCATTGCCCTGACGGAGGCCTCGCATATGAGCTGCGTAGCCAACGACTTCGGCTACGACCACGTCTTCAGCCGCTATGTGGAGGCCCTGGGCCGCCCCGGCGACGTGCTGCTGGCCATCAGCACCAGCGGTAACTCGCCCAACGTGCTGCGCGCCGCCGAGGCCGCCAAAGCGGCCGGTATGCAGGTAGTGGGCCTCACCGGCAAGGACGGCGGCCAGCTGGCGGCCCTTTGCGACGTAGAAATCCGGGCCCCGCACCACGGCTATGCTGACCGGGTGCAGGAAATCCACATCAAGGCCATTCACATCATGATTATGCTCATCGAGCAGCTGGTGGACGAACAGGGCAGCTAG
- a CDS encoding DEAD/DEAH box helicase — translation MSDTPQVPAFSDFKLNKQLLTAVAEAGFTEPTPVQAQTIPLLLAGHDILGIAQTGTGKTAAFGLPLLMKVKYAQGTHPRALVLAPTRELAMQLETHLKKLAVYTDLRIFAIYGGLGPKTQIETIAAGVDILIATPGRLLELYLKGDLVLKELKTLVLDEADKMMDMGFMPQIRRILEVIPTKRQNVLFSATMPEKVSVLSEEFLEFPVRVEVTPAATSAQTVTQELYEVPNLLTKINLLEYLFLDWDTFHRVMIFTRTKEHADNVASFLARKAHGEVRAIHGNKGQNMRINAMEAFKAGDIRFLVATDVAARGIDVPLVSHVINFDVPLIYDDYVHRIGRTGRAQHTGAAITFANEAEMHHMQKIAELIRQEIPLVPLPPEVEVMPTMFEEQQDMDREKDERRKREDPEFKGAFHERKEWIKPGVTIDKRTGRPFVAGPNRSTKGSKFNSTKGSDSRPGKKAVKAARAKARTKRK, via the coding sequence ATGTCCGATACGCCGCAGGTGCCCGCCTTTTCCGATTTCAAGCTCAACAAGCAGCTACTCACGGCCGTAGCCGAGGCGGGCTTCACGGAGCCCACGCCTGTGCAGGCGCAAACCATTCCGCTGCTGCTCGCCGGCCACGATATCCTGGGCATTGCCCAGACCGGCACCGGCAAAACCGCCGCCTTCGGCTTGCCGCTGCTGATGAAGGTAAAATACGCCCAGGGCACTCACCCGCGGGCCCTGGTGCTGGCCCCCACCCGCGAGCTGGCCATGCAGCTGGAAACTCACCTCAAGAAGCTGGCCGTCTACACCGACCTGCGCATTTTCGCCATCTACGGCGGCCTGGGCCCGAAAACCCAGATTGAAACCATTGCCGCCGGCGTCGATATTCTGATTGCCACGCCGGGCCGTCTGCTGGAGCTCTACCTCAAAGGCGACCTAGTGCTGAAGGAGCTGAAAACGCTGGTGCTGGATGAGGCCGACAAGATGATGGACATGGGCTTCATGCCCCAGATCCGGCGCATTCTGGAAGTTATTCCCACCAAGCGGCAGAACGTGCTGTTCTCGGCCACCATGCCCGAGAAGGTGTCGGTGCTGAGCGAGGAGTTTCTGGAGTTTCCGGTGCGCGTGGAGGTGACGCCCGCCGCCACCTCGGCCCAGACCGTGACGCAGGAGCTCTACGAAGTGCCCAACCTGCTCACCAAAATAAACCTGCTGGAGTACCTGTTTCTGGACTGGGACACCTTCCACCGCGTGATGATTTTCACGCGCACCAAAGAGCACGCCGACAACGTGGCCAGCTTCCTGGCGCGCAAGGCGCACGGCGAGGTGCGCGCCATCCACGGCAACAAGGGCCAGAACATGCGCATCAACGCCATGGAGGCCTTCAAGGCCGGTGACATCCGCTTTCTGGTAGCCACCGACGTAGCCGCCCGCGGCATCGACGTGCCGCTGGTAAGCCATGTCATCAACTTCGACGTGCCGCTGATTTACGACGACTACGTGCACCGCATCGGGCGGACGGGCCGGGCGCAGCACACGGGCGCGGCCATCACCTTCGCCAACGAGGCCGAAATGCACCACATGCAGAAGATTGCCGAGCTGATCCGCCAGGAAATTCCGCTGGTGCCGCTGCCGCCCGAAGTGGAGGTGATGCCCACCATGTTTGAGGAGCAACAGGACATGGACCGCGAAAAAGATGAGCGCCGCAAGCGCGAAGACCCCGAGTTCAAGGGAGCCTTCCACGAGCGCAAAGAGTGGATCAAGCCCGGCGTCACGATTGACAAGCGCACCGGCCGCCCCTTCGTGGCTGGCCCCAACCGCAGCACTAAAGGCAGCAAGTTCAACTCCACCAAAGGCAGCGACTCGCGCCCCGGCAAAAAGGCCGTGAAAGCCGCCCGCGCCAAAGCCCGCACCAAGCGCAAGTAA
- the upp gene encoding uracil phosphoribosyltransferase, producing MDALTSLPADAAAADNPRVHVVCAEPSIANHFLAELRDVDVQRDSLRFRRNLQRLGEIIAYRISSQLSYVEKTVKTPLAEAKSLQLHDFPVLATVLRAGLPFHQGFLNYFDQSPSAFAAAYRIEGTSQVQVQVDYLSAPSLDERVLILVDPMLASGKSLVQTYRAMLRFGTPRQVHIAAVIASPDGVAYVTREIPEATLWVAAIDEKLNEQAYIVPGLGDAGDLSYGSKL from the coding sequence ATGGATGCGCTGACCTCTCTCCCGGCCGATGCCGCCGCCGCCGACAACCCTCGGGTGCACGTAGTGTGCGCCGAGCCGTCCATCGCCAACCACTTTCTGGCCGAGCTGCGCGACGTAGACGTGCAGCGCGACTCGCTGCGGTTCCGCCGCAACCTGCAGCGCCTCGGCGAAATCATTGCCTACCGCATCAGCTCCCAGCTCAGCTACGTGGAGAAAACCGTGAAAACGCCGCTGGCCGAAGCCAAAAGCCTGCAGCTGCACGACTTCCCGGTGCTGGCCACGGTGCTGCGCGCCGGCCTGCCGTTTCACCAGGGCTTCCTCAACTACTTCGACCAGTCGCCGAGCGCCTTCGCGGCCGCCTACCGCATCGAGGGCACTTCGCAGGTGCAGGTGCAGGTCGATTACCTGTCGGCTCCTAGCCTCGATGAGCGGGTGCTGATTCTGGTGGACCCGATGCTGGCCTCGGGCAAGAGCCTGGTGCAGACCTACCGGGCCATGCTGCGTTTCGGCACGCCGCGCCAGGTGCACATTGCCGCCGTCATTGCCTCGCCCGACGGCGTAGCCTACGTGACGCGCGAAATTCCGGAAGCCACCCTCTGGGTGGCCGCCATCGACGAAAAGCTCAACGAACAGGCCTACATCGTGCCCGGCCTCGGCGACGCCGGCGACCTGTCGTACGGCAGCAAGCTGTAA
- a CDS encoding DNA adenine methylase — protein sequence MVLNDMPVQPFPSPLRYPGGKLKVANYVKLLFVLNDLMDGHYAEPYAGGCSVALSLLFGQYASKIFINDIDKDIYDFWFTVLNDPDGLSKKIRDAKLDMDEWNSQRRFLDNKKDEHSQLERAFAAFYLNRTNRSGIIRGGVIGGKNQTGKWKIDARFNKDNLIQRIEKIARQRDQIEISNLDARIFLRDVVPTMDKRSLTYLDPPYYDKGQGLYTNAYDHDGHADVADDVAKLKSPWLVSYDNIEKIKELYTGHTSIEYNLYHSAANHVAKEEKDTEADATPSVESEAIFKEPIAEETAVGEDSPTEHVPKPRRKGKEIMFFSPGLILPEGITDPSAISVKKLHALSKECKEMRQLSLMF from the coding sequence TTGGTCCTGAACGACATGCCTGTCCAACCATTCCCGTCGCCCCTCCGCTACCCCGGCGGTAAGCTCAAGGTAGCGAACTACGTAAAGCTGCTGTTTGTGCTAAACGACCTGATGGACGGACACTACGCCGAACCCTACGCCGGGGGCTGTAGTGTCGCGCTTTCCCTGCTGTTTGGACAATACGCCTCCAAAATTTTCATAAATGATATAGACAAAGATATATATGACTTTTGGTTTACAGTGCTTAATGACCCTGATGGACTGTCCAAAAAGATTCGCGATGCCAAGCTCGACATGGACGAGTGGAACTCACAGCGCCGGTTTCTAGACAATAAAAAGGACGAGCATAGCCAATTAGAAAGAGCATTCGCTGCCTTTTATCTCAACCGCACTAATCGCTCCGGCATTATCAGAGGCGGGGTTATTGGGGGTAAGAATCAGACTGGGAAGTGGAAAATAGATGCTCGATTTAATAAGGACAATCTGATCCAGCGAATTGAAAAAATAGCAAGGCAAAGGGACCAAATTGAGATTTCAAATCTCGATGCCCGCATTTTCCTTCGAGACGTTGTCCCTACTATGGACAAGCGCAGTCTAACATACTTGGACCCACCTTATTATGACAAGGGCCAAGGCCTTTACACCAATGCCTATGATCATGATGGGCACGCTGATGTTGCTGACGATGTTGCGAAATTGAAGTCACCCTGGTTGGTGTCATATGATAATATAGAGAAGATCAAGGAACTATATACAGGTCATACTTCTATAGAGTACAACCTGTATCACAGTGCTGCAAACCATGTAGCGAAGGAAGAAAAGGATACTGAAGCAGATGCTACGCCAAGTGTCGAGTCAGAAGCGATTTTTAAGGAACCCATCGCTGAAGAAACAGCAGTCGGCGAGGACTCCCCGACTGAGCATGTTCCTAAACCTCGCCGTAAAGGCAAAGAAATCATGTTTTTCTCTCCTGGATTGATTTTACCTGAAGGAATTACAGACCCTTCCGCCATTTCTGTCAAGAAACTGCACGCGCTATCAAAGGAATGTAAAGAGATGCGACAACTGTCTTTGATGTTTTAA
- a CDS encoding helix-turn-helix domain-containing protein, producing the protein MGGEPITAFGLSIKQLRKARGMSQEVLADEAKLDRTYISQLETGSKQPSLTTIFRLAAAMSLQPSDLLRHVEDYLNTNKLT; encoded by the coding sequence ATGGGCGGCGAACCAATAACGGCATTTGGGCTGAGCATCAAGCAGCTGCGCAAAGCGCGGGGTATGTCCCAAGAGGTACTAGCCGATGAGGCAAAGTTGGACCGCACGTATATCTCCCAACTGGAGACGGGGAGTAAACAACCCTCGCTTACCACCATTTTTCGTTTAGCCGCGGCGATGAGTCTACAACCTTCTGACTTGCTTCGACACGTTGAAGACTACTTAAACACCAATAAGTTGACCTAA
- a CDS encoding DUF4145 domain-containing protein, protein MSTTPVTLSCGHCSNVSFMPIVGNVQDFEERGDATHGYDEHGEVYTVLKCPACFKINIASYYWSESMEPDEVVRYEQLYPQEKNIPIGLPDNILRALKAAEKVKTIDAHVYAFSLGRTLELVCMDRNAQGNTLAEMLKDLADKHEIPEKLVDVAKGLRQLRNVGAHAGLGNLSESDLPIAQALCYALLEYIYSAPHLAAQAEIALAKIRASH, encoded by the coding sequence ATGTCAACAACCCCTGTTACCCTATCCTGCGGCCACTGCAGCAATGTTTCCTTTATGCCTATCGTGGGAAATGTACAGGACTTCGAAGAGCGCGGCGATGCCACCCACGGCTACGATGAGCATGGCGAGGTGTACACGGTTCTGAAGTGTCCGGCCTGCTTTAAAATAAACATTGCCTCCTACTACTGGAGTGAAAGCATGGAGCCCGATGAGGTCGTCCGTTACGAGCAGCTCTACCCACAGGAGAAGAACATTCCCATTGGCCTGCCGGACAATATTTTACGGGCGTTAAAAGCTGCCGAAAAAGTTAAAACTATTGACGCTCACGTCTACGCTTTTTCCCTCGGCCGAACATTGGAATTGGTGTGTATGGACAGAAATGCGCAGGGAAACACCTTGGCTGAGATGTTGAAGGACCTAGCCGACAAACACGAGATTCCTGAAAAGCTAGTTGATGTCGCCAAAGGCCTTCGCCAACTCAGAAATGTCGGTGCCCACGCCGGATTAGGCAATTTGAGTGAAAGCGATTTGCCCATTGCCCAGGCGCTCTGTTACGCGCTGCTGGAATACATTTACAGCGCGCCACACCTTGCTGCCCAAGCGGAAATAGCGCTCGCTAAAATCCGGGCCAGCCACTAG